One window of the Oncorhynchus kisutch isolate 150728-3 unplaced genomic scaffold, Okis_V2 scaffold1759, whole genome shotgun sequence genome contains the following:
- the LOC116367803 gene encoding intercellular adhesion molecule 1-like isoform X5 — MEIVILVSLLSLYCDFTDAECLVVSPARLVVKYGDPASSNCSSDTPVEMGWEAIQGGTSLTDNKVKILNWRVNSVTEWNSKPTCFTEGGQCLKQLNITVYKLPDRVSISYRKYPDPMVEGHQYLLQCLVQNIAPIGTLRVTFYKVSATGEQTELDTQQKSKDNINTPENGTYTLDFTPGRDDDGAQLLCSAMLDLGPEGPQPPPVMDSNRLNTNMHYKPQITRSPGCFSMSITEGDTLSLACSANVDYLPIIAGLASVVILLVISCFIYSSYYKHTRMSH; from the exons ATGGAGATTGTAATACTAGTTTCATTATTGTCTCTGTATTGTGACTTCACCG ATGCTGAGTGCCTGGTGGTCAGTCCTGCCAGGCTGGTGGTGAAGTATGGAGACCCAGCCTCCTCTAACTGCAGCTCAGATACCCCTGTAGAGATGGGCTGGGAAGCCATCCAGGGAGGGACGAGTCTAACAGACAACAAGGTGAAGATCCTAAACTGGAGGGTGAACag TGTGACTGAATGGAATAGCAAACCTACCTGCTTCACAGAGGGAGGCCAGTGTCTGAAACAGCTGAACATCACAGTTTATA AGCTTCCAGACCGTGTCTCCATCAGCTACAGGAAGTACCCTGATCCGATGGTTGAGGGGCATCAGTACCTGCTACAGTGTCTTGTCCAGAACATTGCTCCTATTGGGACACTCAGGGTGACCTTCTACAAAGTCAGTGCCACTGGTGAACAGACAGAattagacacacaacagaaatcCAAGGACAACATCAACACACCAGAGAATGGGACCTACACCCTGGACTTCACCCCTGGTAGAGATGATGACGGGGCCCAGTTGTTGTGTTCAGCCATGTTGGATCTGGGACCAGAGGGACCCCAACCTCCTCCTGTAATGGACTCAAACCGCCTCAACACCAACATGCACT ACAAGCCTCAGATCACTAGGAGTCCTGGCTGTTTCTCCATGAGCATCACGGAGGGCGACACCTTATCACTGGCCTGTAGTGCAAATG TGGACTACCTGCCCATCATTGCAGGGCTGGCTTCGGTGGTGATCCTCTTGGTGATCTCCTGTTTCATCTACTCCTCTTACTATAAACACACGCGCATGAGCCATTAA
- the LOC116367803 gene encoding intercellular adhesion molecule 1-like isoform X4, producing MEIVILVSLLSLYCDFTDAECLVVSPARLVVKYGDPASSNCSSDTPVEMGWEAIQGGTSLTDNKVKILNWRVNSVTEWNSKPTCFTEGGQCLKQLNITVYKLPDRVSISYRKYPDPMVEGHQYLLQCLVQNIAPIGTLRVTFYKVSATGEQTELDTQQKSKDNINTPENGTYTLDFTPGRDDDGAQLLCSAMLDLGPEGPQPPPVMDSNRLNTNMHYKPQITRSPGCFSMSITEGDTLSLACSANGNPTPSLDDWLVAFRNGLPAHHCRAGFGGDPLGDLLFHLLLLL from the exons ATGGAGATTGTAATACTAGTTTCATTATTGTCTCTGTATTGTGACTTCACCG ATGCTGAGTGCCTGGTGGTCAGTCCTGCCAGGCTGGTGGTGAAGTATGGAGACCCAGCCTCCTCTAACTGCAGCTCAGATACCCCTGTAGAGATGGGCTGGGAAGCCATCCAGGGAGGGACGAGTCTAACAGACAACAAGGTGAAGATCCTAAACTGGAGGGTGAACag TGTGACTGAATGGAATAGCAAACCTACCTGCTTCACAGAGGGAGGCCAGTGTCTGAAACAGCTGAACATCACAGTTTATA AGCTTCCAGACCGTGTCTCCATCAGCTACAGGAAGTACCCTGATCCGATGGTTGAGGGGCATCAGTACCTGCTACAGTGTCTTGTCCAGAACATTGCTCCTATTGGGACACTCAGGGTGACCTTCTACAAAGTCAGTGCCACTGGTGAACAGACAGAattagacacacaacagaaatcCAAGGACAACATCAACACACCAGAGAATGGGACCTACACCCTGGACTTCACCCCTGGTAGAGATGATGACGGGGCCCAGTTGTTGTGTTCAGCCATGTTGGATCTGGGACCAGAGGGACCCCAACCTCCTCCTGTAATGGACTCAAACCGCCTCAACACCAACATGCACT ACAAGCCTCAGATCACTAGGAGTCCTGGCTGTTTCTCCATGAGCATCACGGAGGGCGACACCTTATCACTGGCCTGTAGTGCAAATGGTAACCCTACCCCCTCGTTGGATGATTGGTTggttgcattcagaaa TGGACTACCTGCCCATCATTGCAGGGCTGGCTTCGGTGGTGATCCTCTTGGTGATCTCCTGTTTCATCTACTCCTCTTACTATAA